One window of Mangrovibacterium diazotrophicum genomic DNA carries:
- the recA gene encoding recombinase RecA, with product MAKEEQNNVNKEKLKALQLTMDKIEKSYGKGAIMKMGDRVAEEVPSISTGSIGLDIALGVGGFPKGRIIEIYGPESSGKTTLAIHAIAEAQKAGGIAAIIDAEHAFDPYYAKKLGVDTDELLISQPDNGEQALEIADNLIRSGAVDIVVIDSVAALTPKAEIEGDMGDSKMGLQARLMSQALRKLTANINKTKTCCIFINQLREKIGVMFGNPETTTGGNALKFYASVRLDIRRIGQIKDGEEVMGNNVRVKVVKNKVAPPFRKAEFDIMYGEGISKTGEIIDLGVTYNVIKKSGSWFSYGETKLGQGRESVRTLLKDNVELAQELEGKIVESVTMGTTTVS from the coding sequence ATGGCAAAAGAAGAACAAAATAATGTGAATAAGGAAAAGCTGAAAGCCCTTCAGCTGACCATGGATAAAATTGAAAAAAGTTACGGTAAAGGCGCCATCATGAAAATGGGCGATAGAGTTGCCGAAGAGGTTCCTTCTATCTCAACAGGTTCTATCGGGCTTGACATTGCGTTGGGCGTTGGTGGTTTTCCGAAAGGCCGTATTATTGAAATTTACGGACCTGAATCGTCTGGTAAAACAACCTTGGCTATTCATGCCATTGCTGAAGCTCAAAAGGCAGGAGGTATTGCTGCGATCATTGATGCAGAGCACGCCTTCGACCCATATTATGCCAAAAAATTGGGCGTGGATACTGACGAATTGCTGATTTCGCAGCCCGACAACGGAGAGCAGGCTTTGGAAATTGCAGACAACCTGATTCGTTCGGGTGCAGTGGATATCGTTGTGATTGACTCTGTAGCTGCTTTGACTCCGAAAGCGGAGATTGAAGGCGATATGGGTGACTCGAAAATGGGTTTGCAGGCACGTTTGATGTCGCAGGCGTTGCGTAAACTGACTGCCAACATTAACAAAACAAAAACCTGCTGTATTTTCATCAACCAGTTGCGCGAGAAGATTGGTGTCATGTTCGGTAACCCCGAAACTACAACCGGTGGTAACGCGCTGAAGTTTTATGCTTCGGTTCGTTTGGATATCCGTCGTATCGGCCAGATTAAAGATGGCGAAGAAGTGATGGGTAACAACGTTCGTGTGAAAGTGGTGAAAAACAAAGTGGCACCTCCGTTCCGTAAAGCTGAATTTGATATCATGTATGGCGAAGGTATTTCCAAAACCGGTGAAATCATCGATTTGGGTGTAACCTACAATGTGATTAAAAAGAGCGGTTCGTGGTTTAGTTACGGAGAAACAAAATTGGGACAAGGGCGCGAGTCGGTTCGTACATTGTTGAAAGACAATGTCGAGTTGGCGCAAGAGCTCGAAGGTAAAATTGTTGAATCTGTAACCATGGGCACGACGACCGTGAGTTAA
- the bcp gene encoding thioredoxin-dependent thiol peroxidase has protein sequence MALLNKGDQAPDFSGLNQNGETISLKDFKGKRLILYFYPKDSTPGCTAESCNLSDNYEYWLKQGYEVVGVSPDGVSSHKKFADKYSLTFNLIADTEQEILKAYGAWGEKNMYGKKYMGVLRTTYVIDENGVISEVFEKVKTKEHTDQIIKALDLK, from the coding sequence ATGGCTTTATTAAACAAAGGAGATCAGGCTCCTGATTTCAGTGGATTGAATCAAAACGGTGAAACAATTTCTTTAAAAGATTTCAAAGGGAAGAGGTTAATTTTATACTTTTATCCCAAGGACAGCACACCTGGTTGTACTGCTGAATCGTGTAATTTGAGCGACAACTACGAATACTGGTTGAAACAAGGCTATGAGGTGGTTGGTGTAAGTCCGGATGGCGTTTCTTCGCACAAAAAATTTGCTGATAAATACAGTTTGACATTCAACCTGATTGCAGACACCGAGCAAGAGATTCTGAAGGCTTACGGTGCCTGGGGTGAGAAAAATATGTACGGCAAGAAATACATGGGCGTTTTGCGTACCACTTATGTGATAGATGAAAACGGAGTTATCAGCGAAGTTTTCGAAAAAGTAAAAACGAAAGAGCATACAGATCAAATAATCAAAGCTTTAGATTTAAAGTAA